In the genome of Aequorivita sp. H23M31, the window TTTTACACCGTAGGCTCCGATATGCTGGGTAATACCTCCAGATTCGCCAGCAATCACATTTTCTTTTCGTATATAATCCAGAAGTGAGGTCTTACCGTGATCCACATGACCCATTACCGTAATAATTGGAGCTCTTGGAGTCAATTCTTCTTCGGTATCTGCTACTCTCTCGAAGGATTCTTCCAGATCGGCAGTAACAAATTCCACTTCAAAACCAAACTCTTCGGCAACAATGCTAAGAGTTTCGGCATCCAGACGCTGGTTCATTGTAACCATCATTCCCAAGGACATACACGCTGAGATAATTTTGGTTACAGGTACATCCATCATCGTGGCCATTTCGCTTGCAGTAACAAATTCCGTCACTTTAATAAGCTTGCTTTCGGCTTCCTGCTGCGCTTGTTCCACTTCCGATTTTTGTCGGTGGAAATCACGTTTTTCTCTTCTATATTTAGCGCCTTTACCTCTTGAAGATTTACCCTGGAGTTTCTCCAAAGTTTCGCGCACTTGCTTTTGTACATCTTCCTCGCTAGGTTCCTCTTTTGGAGTACTGCTAGGTTTTTTGCGACCGCGGGTATCACCTGTACGTGGAGCGGCGGTTCCTGTAGCACCAGGTTTTACACCATCCTTACTTATGCGGCGGCGCTTGCCTCTTTTATCTCTTTTGTCGTCTGCTTTTGGATCTTTTTTCTTTTCTGGCTTTTTGAATTGAGTAAGATCAATTTTTTGGCCAGTAAAGCTTGGACCCTCCAATTTTCGATACTGTGTGGTAACCATATCAGGCTCCGTAGAGGTTTCTTTTGGAGTTTCCTTTTCCGCGATAGGAGATTCAGTTGTTGTCTTGGCTTCTTCAACCGATTTTTCCTTTTCCTCAACTTTTTCAGCTTTTGGCTCAGGTTTTTCAGCTTTTGGAGTTTCCACTTTTGCAGTTTCCTTTTTAGATGTTTCCGCTTTTGGTGTTTTTATCTCCGGAGTTTCAGTTTTGGATTCAGGTTGTGCAACTACTTCCTCCTTCTTCGGCTCAACAGGCTTTTCTAAAACCGGCTCGACTTTTTCTACTTTTTCGACAGGAGGCGTAACTACAGGTTTTGATTTTCCACTAAGGTCTATTTTTCCTACTTGCTTAAGCCCTTCAAGTTTTACCTCAGATTTAATTACGCGAGAAGCATCTTTTTGCTTTTGACGCAACTCAATTTCGCGCTCACGTTCCAAACGAAGTTCCTCCTTTTCCTTACGCTTTTCCTCACCTACTTCCTTAGATTCAATTTTCTTACTCTTGTCAGTTTCAAACTCTTCAAAAAGAACTTCATATTCCTCTCCTGATATTCTGGTATTTGGATTGGAGTCCACCTCGAATCCTTTGGAACCCAAATATTCCACGGCACGATCCAGTGAGATATTGAACTCACGTAATACCTGACTTAGTCTTTTCTTTTTCACTTCAGCCATAAATGCTTTTCCTGTTTTGTCTTTTTAAAAAATTTGTATAAAAGTAACCAAAGTTTTAACTACTCTTCAAATTCTTCTTTTAATATATTAATCACATCACGAATGGTTTCTTCTTCCAAATCGGTTCGTTTTACCAAATCGTTGATGTCATGTTCCAACACACTTTTGGCGGTGTCGAGACCAATTTTATGAAATTCTTCAATAACCCATCCTTCAATTTCGTCAGAGAACTCGCTCAATTCCACATCTTCCTCTGCTCCTTCGCGAAGCACATCTATTTCGTAACCTGTTAGTTGTCCTGCCAGGCGAATATTGTGTCCTCCGCGACCGATAGCCTTACTCACCTCTTCGGGGCGCAAAATAACCTCGGCGCGTTTTGTATCCTCATTAATCTTAATAGAGGTAACTTTAGCCGGACTCAATGCCCGTGAAATATATAGGTTAATATTACTTGTGTAATTGATAACATCAATATTCTCATTGCCAAGTTCACGGACGATTCCGTGGATTCGGGAACCTTTCATTCCCACGCATGCTCCTACAGGATCAATACGATCATCATAGGAATCAACCGCAACTTTAGCTTTTTCGCCAGGAATTCGAACAACTTTCTTAACTGTAATCAAACCGTCGAAAACTTCGGGAATTTCCTGTTCAAACAACTTTTCAAGGAAAATTGGATTTGCACGGGACATAATAATGGTAGGCTTGTTTCCTTTTAAGTCCACACTCTCAATAATACCACGAACGTTATCACCTTTTCTGAAAAAATCGGAAGGGATTTGTTTTTCCTTTGGAAGGATTACCTCATTTCCATCATCATCCAGCAAAATTACTGCACGGTGACGGATATGATGTACTTCGGCAGTATAAATTTCGCCTTCAAGGTCTTTAAATTGCTTATAGATTATCGTATTGTCGTGTTCGTGTATTTTTGAAATAAGGTTTTGACGAAGTGCCAAAATAGAACGACGGCCAAGATCAATAAGTTTCACTTCTTCCGAAACGTCCTCACCAATCTCAAAATCGGGTTCAATTTTTTGAGCCGCACTTAGAGAAATCTCCTCATTTGGATCTTCTACCTCTCCATCTGCAACTACCACACGATTTCTCCATATCTCAAGATCGCCCTTGTCTGGGTTGACTATAATATCAAAGTTATCGTCACTTCCATATTTCTTTTTCAGGGCATTTCTGAAAACCTCTTCGAGTATCGCCATGAGCGTTACTCTGTCAATTTGCTTATCATCCTTAAACTCTGAAAAAGAATCGATTAGTGCTAAATTTTCCATATCAATTCAATTAAAATGTTATCATCACTTTTGCTTCCATAATATCTTTATAAGGCAACAAGGCCTCTTTTTGGACGGTTACTTTACCATTGCCAACTGGCTTGGGTTCCCTCTCCGTCCATGTTAAGGTGCAGTTTTCGTCATTGGCGGCAATCAATTCCCCTTCGAGTTTTTCACCGGTTTTGGTTTTAATTTTTAGGCTTCTTCCTATGTTCTTTATGTATTGTCTTGGTAGCGTCAAAGGCTCGGAAACACCGGCCGACATAACTTCAAGGGAAAAATCAAATTCCTCACGATCCAGATTGTGTTCAATTTCGCGACTTACCTCAACACAGTCCTCAACTGTGACACCATTGTCACCGTCCAGGATTACACGTATTTGGTTTTCTGCTGAAATGTTCAAATCGATCAAAAACAGGGATTTGTTTTTTTCCAGTGCGTTCTCTAGGAGTTCTTCTACTTTTTCACGCATCAATTTATTCTATAAAAAGAGGGGACTTTAGTCCCCTCAGATAGTATTCGTATCAAAATCAGTGCAAATATACTACAATTTTTTAAAATTATAAAAATCATTGGGAAACGATTTATTTTTGTAATTTGATAACTCTCTTATGTGCAACCCAAACCAGTCACCATGAAAAGAATATTAGTGCCTACAGATTTTTCAGAACAAGCAGAGAATGCCTTAAAGATTGCCGCTAAAATTGCCAAAACTTATGGCGGCGAGCTTTATATCATTCATTCCATGGAAATGCCATTACACCTTGCAACTTCAAGTGATACCGGCAGTCTTCCCGACTCCCTTTTTTATGTGAAATTAGCCGAAAGACGGTTTAGCGAGTTAAGAGACAAGGAATATTTACAGGGTATTACCGTACACGAAACTATAGGTAGAAATGAAATTTATGAGGATATCGAGGATGCCTGTAAAAAAAATAAAATTAATCTCATTGTAATGGGATCTAATGGAGCTAGTGGCTTTAAGGAAATGTTTGTGGGTAGCAATACAGAGAAGGTAGTGCGAACCTCGGATACTCCGGTGTTGGTAATTAAGAACAACGATCCCGAATTTGACATTAAAGATTTTGTATTTGCTTCTGATTTCTCAAAATCCGGGCGTGCAGCTTTTAAGAAAAGTCAAAAATTTGCCCGAAAAATCGGTGCCAAAACGCATCTATTATTTGTTAATACTCCGGCCAATTTTAAAACTTCTACCCAAGCCTATAAACAGATGAACGATTTTATAAAAGGAATGGACCTTGCTGATCATACCCTTAATATTCATAATGACACCTCGGTAGAAAAAGGTATCCTCAATTTTACCAACCATATTAATGCTCAATTAATTGGAATGGGAACGCATGGCAGAAAGGGAATTTCACACTTCTTTAATGGCAGCATCAGCGAAGATCTGGTAAACCACGCCAAAATGCCGATCATTACATTTAAGATATGAGATTGAAGAATAAAGAAAAGAAAGAAGAAACAAGGGTCTCGATAAAACTTGAAACCAAAAAACCAGAGTCAAGAGCCTAGAAACTAGAAATCTATACAAAACTTGAAATTAGAAACTAAGCTATAAAAAAAACTTGTAAACCAAAATCTTAAGGCTAAAGGCAAAAAAACCTAAAACTAGAAACAAGAGATTAAAACAAAAAGGCTGTTATGAAAATAAAATTTCCCGAACAGCCTCATTTTTTATGCTCCTTGCTTACTTCTGCATGTTTTTTGCTTCGATACTCAAAGTGGCGTGAGGTACTAGCTTTAATCTCTCTTTATTGATAAGCTTTCCTGTTACTCTGCAAATACCATAGGTTTTGTTCTCAATGCGCACCAAAGCATTTTTAAGGTCGCGGATAAATTTTTCCTGACGGATAGCCAATTGGGAATTGGCTTCCTTGCTCATTACCTGGCTTCCTTCGTCAAATGCCTTAAAGGTTGGTGAAGTATCGTCCGTGCCGTTGTTGCTGTCATTTTTATAAGAACTCTCAATCAGCTCCAATTGTTCTGTCGCTTTTTTAATTTTATCCTTTATTATCTCTCTGAATTCTTCTAGCTCAGCATCTGAATATCGGGATTTTTCTGTTTCTGTCATAATCTAATGTTTTTTAATGCTTATACGTGTTTCAATGTCATCAAATGCAATTTCGATCCCTTCTTCAAGTTTCTCTTCAAATTGCAATATCTCAGTTAATGTTTCGTCTTTTATATAATTTAAATTCTGGCTTACTGCCTCTTTCAAACCTTTATCTTCCTGAAGAGTTATCTCTACCCTATCCGTAACCTCGAAACCGCTATCCTTCCGAAGGTTTTGAATTCTATTAACAAGTTCTCTGGCGATACCTTCTTTTTGCAAATCTGGTGTAATGGTAACGTCTAGTGCAACCGTGAGACCATTAGCATTTGCAACTAACCATCCTTCAATATCTTGAGAACTTATAATTACGTCTTCAAGCGCCAAAGTAGTTCTTTTTTCGTTAATAATTACTGATATCTCACCGTCTTTTTCCAAGGAGGAAATTTGCTGTTGATCAAAGTTGGAAATAGCCGCTGCTACTGATTTCATATCTTTTCCAAAACGGGGACCCAAAGCTTTAAAATCGGGTTTAATCTGCTTAACCAACATCCCGCTTCCTTCGTCGATCAGCTCAATTTCCTTCACATTCACTTCACTTTTGATCAACTCGGAAACTGCAAGTATTTCTTCTCTTTCACTTTCATCCAAAATAGGGATCATAATCTTTTGAAGCGGCTGACGAACCTTTATTTTTTCTCTTTGGCGCAATGAAAGAACCAAAGAAGAAATGGTTTGAGCCTTCTGCATTTTATGCTCCAACTTTTTATCTATATACGAACTATCAGCTTTTGGGAAATCGGTTAAGTGCACCGAGGCTTCGACCCGGTTCTGACTAGACCCCATTTTAGCGGTTAAGTCCTTGTAAAGCCTATCCATAAAAAACGGGGCTATTGGAGCTCCCAATTTCGCAACTGTAATCAAACAGGTATATAAAGTTTGATATGCAGAAATTTTATCGTCATTATAACTTCCCTTCCAATATCTTCTTCTGCTCAAACGAACAAACCAGTTGCTTAAATTTTCCTGAACAAATTCAGAAATAGCACGTGCAGCTTTCGTTGGTTCATAATCGGTATAATAATCATCGACCTTTTGGATGAGCGTATTTAACTCTGAAAGTATCCATCGGTCTATTTCAGGCCGTTTTTCCAAAGGAAGATCTTCCTCAATATACTGAAAACTATCCAAATTGGCGTAGAGGCTGAAAAAACTGTAGGTATTATAAAGCGTTCCGAAGAATTTATTTCGCACTTCGGAAATACCATCTTGGTCAAATTTCAAATTATCCCAAGGATTGGCATTGCTTATCATATACCATCTAGTAGCATCCGGTCCATATACATCCAAAGTCTCAAAAGGATCAATGGCATTTCCAAGACGCTTGCTCATTTTTTGCCCATTTTTATCCAAAACAAGCCCGTTTGAGACTACGTTCTTGTAGGCAACATCATCATAAATCATGGTTGCTATAGCGTGCAAGGTATAGAACCAACCTCGGGTTTGGTCCACCCCTTCTGCAATAAAATCTGCCTTTCGCCATGTATCATCAACCTTTTCTTTGTTTTCAAAGGGATAATGCCATTGTGCATAGGGCATACTTCCACTGTCAAACCAGACATCAATAAGGTCTGCTTCCCGCCTCATTGGCTTTCCGCTAGGAGAAACGAGAATTATGTCGTCCACTATGTTTTTATGAAGATCGATCTGATCATAATTCTCATCAGAAAAATCCCCAGATTTAAAACCTTTGAAAATATTATTGGACATAAATCCGGCAGTCACAGATTTGTCCATTTCCAACATTAATTCCTCAACAGAACCAATGATTATTTCTTCTTTTCCATCTTCTGTTCTCCAGATAGGCAAAGGGATTCCCCAATATCTGGAACGTGAGAGGTTCCAGTCATTAGCGTTGGCGAGCCAGTTACCAAAACGGCCTTCGCCTGTTGCCTTCGGCTTCCAGTTTATTTTCTTGTTAAGCTCAAACATCCGATCCCTAAATTCGGTGACTTTTATAAACCACGAATCCAAGGGATAATAAAGTATGGGTTTATCCGTGCGCCAGCAATTAGGATAACTGTGCACATATTTTTCTACCTTAAAGGCTTTATTCTCCGTTTTCAGTTTAATGGCCAACTCTACATCCACCGATTTCTCGGGAACTTCGGAGTCTTCATAGTATTCATTCTTTACATATTTCCCCGCCAATTCTTTCATCTCCGGGCGAAACTTGCCTTGCAAATCTACTAGAGGAACGAGGCTTCCATTATTATCCTTTACCAGCATTGGGGGAACTTCAGGAACAGCTTCCTTAGCAACCTTAGCATCATCTGCTCCAAAAGTGGGAGCGGTATGCACAATTCCGGTTCCGTCTTCGGTAGTAACAAAATCACCTGCAATTATTCTAAAGGCATTCTCAGGATTTTCATAGGGACGGGCATAATCCAACAATTGTTCGTACCGGATTCCGAGCAAATCCGAGCCTTTAAATTCCTTGACTATATAATAGGGAATGGTCTTATCGCCTTGTACAAAAGCATCCACAGCATCTGGATTAGGTTTTTCCTCAAATTTTCCGGCAAACTGCG includes:
- the infB gene encoding translation initiation factor IF-2, with product MAEVKKKRLSQVLREFNISLDRAVEYLGSKGFEVDSNPNTRISGEEYEVLFEEFETDKSKKIESKEVGEEKRKEKEELRLEREREIELRQKQKDASRVIKSEVKLEGLKQVGKIDLSGKSKPVVTPPVEKVEKVEPVLEKPVEPKKEEVVAQPESKTETPEIKTPKAETSKKETAKVETPKAEKPEPKAEKVEEKEKSVEEAKTTTESPIAEKETPKETSTEPDMVTTQYRKLEGPSFTGQKIDLTQFKKPEKKKDPKADDKRDKRGKRRRISKDGVKPGATGTAAPRTGDTRGRKKPSSTPKEEPSEEDVQKQVRETLEKLQGKSSRGKGAKYRREKRDFHRQKSEVEQAQQEAESKLIKVTEFVTASEMATMMDVPVTKIISACMSLGMMVTMNQRLDAETLSIVAEEFGFEVEFVTADLEESFERVADTEEELTPRAPIITVMGHVDHGKTSLLDYIRKENVIAGESGGITQHIGAYGVKLDNGQKIAFLDTPGHEAFTAMRARGAQVTDLAIIVVAADDAIMPQTKEAISHAQAAGIPIVFAINKIDKPTANPEKIKEGLAQMNLLVEDWGGKIQSQDISAKTGTGVKELLEKVLLEAELLELKANPNRMANGTVVEAFLDKGRGYVSTVLVQGGTLRVGDYVLAGKHSGKVRAMQDERGKNIKEAGPSTPVSVLGLDGAPQAGDKFNVFLDEREAKTIATKRTQLQREQSVRTQRHITLDEIGRRIALGEFKELNIILKGDVDGSVEALTDSFQNLSTEEIQVNIIHKAVGPITESDVLLASASDAIIIGFNVRPMGNARQIADKEEIDIRTYSIIYDAINDLKDAMEGMLSPVMKEEITGTAEIRETFKISKVGTIAGCMVTSGKIFRNSGIRLIREGVVIYTGELTSLKRFKDDVREVAKGYDCGIQIKNYNDLEINDHIEAFQEVAVKKKLK
- the nusA gene encoding transcription termination factor NusA; the encoded protein is MENLALIDSFSEFKDDKQIDRVTLMAILEEVFRNALKKKYGSDDNFDIIVNPDKGDLEIWRNRVVVADGEVEDPNEEISLSAAQKIEPDFEIGEDVSEEVKLIDLGRRSILALRQNLISKIHEHDNTIIYKQFKDLEGEIYTAEVHHIRHRAVILLDDDGNEVILPKEKQIPSDFFRKGDNVRGIIESVDLKGNKPTIIMSRANPIFLEKLFEQEIPEVFDGLITVKKVVRIPGEKAKVAVDSYDDRIDPVGACVGMKGSRIHGIVRELGNENIDVINYTSNINLYISRALSPAKVTSIKINEDTKRAEVILRPEEVSKAIGRGGHNIRLAGQLTGYEIDVLREGAEEDVELSEFSDEIEGWVIEEFHKIGLDTAKSVLEHDINDLVKRTDLEEETIRDVINILKEEFEE
- the rimP gene encoding ribosome assembly cofactor RimP; this translates as MMREKVEELLENALEKNKSLFLIDLNISAENQIRVILDGDNGVTVEDCVEVSREIEHNLDREEFDFSLEVMSAGVSEPLTLPRQYIKNIGRSLKIKTKTGEKLEGELIAANDENCTLTWTEREPKPVGNGKVTVQKEALLPYKDIMEAKVMITF
- a CDS encoding universal stress protein — protein: MKRILVPTDFSEQAENALKIAAKIAKTYGGELYIIHSMEMPLHLATSSDTGSLPDSLFYVKLAERRFSELRDKEYLQGITVHETIGRNEIYEDIEDACKKNKINLIVMGSNGASGFKEMFVGSNTEKVVRTSDTPVLVIKNNDPEFDIKDFVFASDFSKSGRAAFKKSQKFARKIGAKTHLLFVNTPANFKTSTQAYKQMNDFIKGMDLADHTLNIHNDTSVEKGILNFTNHINAQLIGMGTHGRKGISHFFNGSISEDLVNHAKMPIITFKI
- a CDS encoding TraR/DksA family transcriptional regulator; this encodes MTETEKSRYSDAELEEFREIIKDKIKKATEQLELIESSYKNDSNNGTDDTSPTFKAFDEGSQVMSKEANSQLAIRQEKFIRDLKNALVRIENKTYGICRVTGKLINKERLKLVPHATLSIEAKNMQK
- the ileS gene encoding isoleucine--tRNA ligase — translated: MSKNFREYKGLDLPKVAEEILDFWKKENIFEKSISIREGAEPFVFFEGPPSANGLPGIHHVMARAIKDIFCRYQTQKGFKVDRKAGWDTHGLPIELGVEKELGITKEDIGKKISVEAYNEACKKAVMRYTDVWNDLTEKAGYWVDMEDPYITYKPKYMESVWWLLKEIYNKGLIYKGYTIQPYSPKAGTGLSSHELNQPGTYQDITDTTVVAQFLAMAETLPDFLAEESNNISFLAWTTTPWTLPSNTALTVGPKIDYVLVKTFNQYTFQPINVVLAKNLVASQFAGKFEEKPNPDAVDAFVQGDKTIPYYIVKEFKGSDLLGIRYEQLLDYARPYENPENAFRIIAGDFVTTEDGTGIVHTAPTFGADDAKVAKEAVPEVPPMLVKDNNGSLVPLVDLQGKFRPEMKELAGKYVKNEYYEDSEVPEKSVDVELAIKLKTENKAFKVEKYVHSYPNCWRTDKPILYYPLDSWFIKVTEFRDRMFELNKKINWKPKATGEGRFGNWLANANDWNLSRSRYWGIPLPIWRTEDGKEEIIIGSVEELMLEMDKSVTAGFMSNNIFKGFKSGDFSDENYDQIDLHKNIVDDIILVSPSGKPMRREADLIDVWFDSGSMPYAQWHYPFENKEKVDDTWRKADFIAEGVDQTRGWFYTLHAIATMIYDDVAYKNVVSNGLVLDKNGQKMSKRLGNAIDPFETLDVYGPDATRWYMISNANPWDNLKFDQDGISEVRNKFFGTLYNTYSFFSLYANLDSFQYIEEDLPLEKRPEIDRWILSELNTLIQKVDDYYTDYEPTKAARAISEFVQENLSNWFVRLSRRRYWKGSYNDDKISAYQTLYTCLITVAKLGAPIAPFFMDRLYKDLTAKMGSSQNRVEASVHLTDFPKADSSYIDKKLEHKMQKAQTISSLVLSLRQREKIKVRQPLQKIMIPILDESEREEILAVSELIKSEVNVKEIELIDEGSGMLVKQIKPDFKALGPRFGKDMKSVAAAISNFDQQQISSLEKDGEISVIINEKRTTLALEDVIISSQDIEGWLVANANGLTVALDVTITPDLQKEGIARELVNRIQNLRKDSGFEVTDRVEITLQEDKGLKEAVSQNLNYIKDETLTEILQFEEKLEEGIEIAFDDIETRISIKKH